A region of the Chloroflexota bacterium genome:
AAGTCGTCCACCAGACGATTCTCGAAGGTGACCTCGCCGCGCACGAGATCGTCGATGGTGGTCGTGCCTTCGAGTGGCATCTTGAAGCGCACGACAGGGTTTTCGCCGCGCGCGCGCAGTTCGAGTTCGAGCGCATCGCGCTCTTCATCTGTGAGACTGCGGCAGCGGCGGTCGTAGCCTGTCGTATTCTGCTGCTTGGAGCGTTGCTTGCGAACTTCAATCAGCCGTTTCGGAGAGCAGTAGCACTTGTACGCGAAGCCGGATTCGATGAGCCGGTCGGCGTACTTCGCATACAGCGGCAGGCGTTCGGACTGCTTGTACGGCGCGTATTCGCCGCCGATGTCCGGTCCTTCGTTCCATTCAAGCCCGAGCCATTTCAGCGCTTCGATGATGACTTCGACGGCACCATCGACGGCGCGTGCCCGGTCGGTGTCTTCCACGCGGACGATGAACTCGCCGCCGTGCCGTTGCGCCAGCAGCCAGTCAAATATGGCTGTGCGGATGTTGCCTACATGCGGTTCGCCCGTCGGACTTGGCGCAAACCTAACGCGAAAGTCGCTCATGTCGATATAGCCTCCGCAGACTATTCTAACATGAGCGACTTAAACTTACACCGATATTAGAGGATAGCCAAGATGGGACGGTTGTTATCCTGCTCGTCCTGACTATCCAAGTGAATTGTGGTTTGCTGTGCTATTCGCTGGGCCAGCCTTCAGGGGTTTCGCCGGCGGCGAGGGCGATATGTATGCTCTCGGCTGCTTCGGAAGTTACCCAGTCTTCCCAGATGTCGGTGTTGGCGCTCAGCCACCAGAGCGCGGTCGCGTTGGTGTCCGCGTCCGGGTTGGTGTCCTGCCAGCGGACGACCGCCTTGTAGATGTCGATGTTGAAGTCCCATGCGCGGAGCATGTTAATGACTTCCGGCGCTCTTGCGGGCAGGTCCGGCGCGACTGCTATCAGAATAGTGGCGTCCTCGTAGGCGCAAGCCTTCGTGGTGAACCAGCACTCGTCGCTGTAGGCTGGCTCTTCCAAGCGAACTAGGTCGAGCTTGAGCGCGGGGTCATTGGTGCCCCACTGGTAGCCGAGCCACGGCTCCTGGCGCTCGTATGCGCCGTAGATGTCTGCGTTCAGCGCTGCGCCGTCGCCGGGGTTGATGACTTCCACATAGTCGCCAAGCCCATAGGCTTCGATCTGCGCTTCGTTCACGACTTCGCAAGCCCAGCCGATGACGCAGGAAACCAGCCGCGCCTTGTCGCCGGTCTCGGCTGTGGTGAACAATGCCTGATACTGCGGGTCTTTCAGGTCTTCAACGCTGTCAAGCTCAGGATACTGCTCTTGCAGGTATGCGGGGATGACAAACGCGGACTGCCAGTCCTTGCCCAGGCTCAGACCGACGGAGACGACTTCGCCAGCGGCGCGCGCTTCGTCCCATGCCTCATCCTGGTTAGGCAGCCAAATCTCCATGGCAACATGCGTGTCGCCGTTTCGCAGCCCTTGGAACAGGGGCAGTGTCGCGCCGAACTTGACATCGGTCGGGTAGCCGTAACCCTTCTCGACGAGATACTGCGCAATACGGTTCTGCAGCAGTGCGCTCGACCAGTTCAGGTCGCCGAAAATGATGGTCTCGCGCGGCGGCTCTTCCATCATCGCGCGCTCTTCGAGCGCCATAGCGACGATGCTCTGCACTTCGTCAGCGGTGAGCGCGTCAGATTGTGCTTCCATGACTGCCATGCTGACGGCGGATTGCACATCTTCGCTTGTAACGGCAGATTCCTGCGCTTCCATAACCGCCATGGAAATCGCGGATTCGACATCGTCGGCCGTAACGGCGTCCTCACTGGCAGCCATTACCGCGGATTCCACCATAGCCTGAATCTCTTCGGGGCTTGCGCCTTCCATGGCTGCGGACTCGACGGCTTCTTCCACCATCATCGCAATGTCGTCGGCAGATACTTGCGACTCTGCCATGCCCATCATGGACTTTTCGACCATCGCCGATATTTCTTCAGCCGTAACCTGTGGTGCTGCGGGGGCAGGAGCGGGCGCGGCGCTCGCGACTGCCGATTCAACTATACTTTGCAGCCGTGCTTCGTCGATCGCAGGCGCCGGTGCGGGAGCCGGTGCGGGCTGCGAGCAGGCGATTGCCGCGAACGCGACGAGCGCCATAATCAGCGCCGCCGGCAACAACATTCCTTTCTTTACCAAAGTCCTATCCTCCTTGCTGATTGCTTGTCCATTTCTTGTAAATTTACGATCCGATTACGATGCGGTCTCAAGCGCTCCGTAATGCGCTTGCCGAGAATCGATCGGCTGCGCGCGGATGCGACGACCGCGTTGTTTCTACCGTTGCACTATATCAGATAAGCAAGCCTCCTGACTTTCTTCGAGACGAAATTGCAAGAATCATTGATGAGAGTCTGCCGCGAATGCGCCACTGACAGCATTCTCAGGCAGTTCACCCCCTGCGATTAACCAGCAGCATGGCTCAGTGCGTCTTGGCGGCCACGGGCTACGCCCTGCGTGAGCCGATCGAAGATGATGGCTAGGAAGACGATAGCTGCGCCGGAGATTAGCCCTTCGCCGACCTGGTTCTTTTGCAGGGCGCGCAGAACGTTGTCGCCCAAGCCGCCGGCGGCGACCATGCTAGCGATTGTTACCATTGCGAGCGCCATCATCGTGGTCTGGTTGATGCCCGCCATTATCGTGGGCATTGCCATTGGCACTTGCACCTTCGTCAGCACCTGCCAAGGTGATGCGCCGAACGAACGCGCGGCTTCTACGACTTCTTCATCTACTTGTCGAATGCCCAGATTGGTCAGGCGTATGACGGGCGGCACGGCGTAGATGAGCGTGGCGAATATGCCTGCCGGTGAGCCGAGTCCGAAGAACAGAATGCCCGGCAACAGGTACACGAAGCTGGGCATCGTCTGCATGGCGTCCAGAATCGGGCGCATTATGTTGTCCGCCAGCTGACTGCGTGCGCCAATTACGCCGAGCGGCAGTCCGGCGGCGACCGCGATTGCGACCGACACCAGCATGAGCGCCACTGTGTCTATCGTGTTCTCCCACAGTCCCATAAAGCCGAAGAACAGCATCGCGAAAGTGGTGAAGAGCGCCATAGGCCAACGCCCGACAGCGTACGACAGCAACGCGAGCGCGACGACTATCGCGGGCCAGGGAATCCATTTGAGAGTTTCTTCGATGTACCGCAAGGCGTATTGGATAGCCGCCTTAAGCCCTTCGAACAGCCAGTCGCCGTTCTTTGTCAGCCAGTCCGCCCAGCCGTCGATGCTGTCGCCGGTTACCTGCCGCAGCGATTTCTCGATGACGACCGTGTTTGCGCCGGCAGCGACTTCCGAGCTCGATACGGTGGTGGGGTATTCCATGTTGGGACCCCAGACAAGCAGGCATGCAAGGAGCACGATGATCACCGCGCCGATGCCGAGCAGCCAGAAGTAGATGCGCGGCACCTGGCTTGCGGTTACTCGTTGTGCGTCTTCGGAGGTCTGTTGAAGGTTTTCGACTTGCGCCATGCTTAATCCTCCATCGAGTCGTCCGACATCCCTGTAAGCAGAGCGCCGCGGTGCACTTGGCCGAGCAGCCGACCGTCTTCGTTGACGACTGCGATGGGATGCTCCGTGCTCGCCGCCATCGGGATAAGTTCTTCGATGTACGCGTCCGGACTTGAGGTCATCACTTCGGACAGTCGAACATCGCGCAGGGATTCGACTTTCTGCCGCGCGAGATTTCCGGCTTCGTCTTCGGTGATGATGCCCTTCAGGATGCTGTTGTGCCCAAGCACGAGCAACACATCGGTATCGTTGCTGCGCATTGCTTGGAGCGCGGCGCGTGGGCCCTGCCAGTCGTTCACGACCACATCGGGTTCTTGCATAATCGCTTTCGCCTGAATGACCTTCGCGCGCGAAACATCCTGGATGAATGAAGTTACATAGTCGTCCGCGGGCAGGGTTACTATCTCTTCGGGCGTGCCTTCCTGCACAATCTCGCCGTCGCGCATAATGGCGATGCGGTCGCCGATTTTCAGCGCCTCGTTGAGGTCGTGTGTGATGAAGACGATGGTTTTCTGGATGGATGTCTGCAGCGAGATAAGTTCGTCTTGCATCTCTCGGCGGATGAGAGGGTCGAGTCCGCTGAACGGCTCGTCCATCAGCAGCACTTCGGAGTCGGCTGCGAGCGCGCGCGCCAGTCCGACACGCTGCTGCATACCGCCGCTCATCTCGCTGGGCAAGTAGTCTTCCCAGCCCTTCAGACCGACGGTCTCAATGGCTTCGAGCGCCGCTTCGTAGCGCGCTTCTTTGTCAACGCCGCGAATCTCCAGCCCGTATGCGACATTGTCGAGCACGCGGCGATGTGGCAGCAGCCCGTAGTGCTGGAAGACCATCGCAATCTTCTCGCGGCGGAACTGGATGAGCTGTTCGGAGTCGAACTTCAGCACATCTTCGCCATCGAACAGCACCGCGCCTTGCGTGGATTCGATGAGGCGGATGAGGCAGCGTACCAGCGTTGATTTGCCGCTGCCGGACAGTCCCATAATGACGAAAATCTGCCCTTTGCCGACTCGGAACGACACATCGCGCAGTGCGACGACAAGCCCTAGTTCTTCCTGAATTTCGGCGCGCGATGACGAGGCATACTTGTCCTGGAGGGCGATTTTCGGGTTCTTGCCGAATACCTTCCAGAGGTTCTTGACCTCGATCTGCGTTGGCTGGCGCTGCGTATAATGAGGGTCTTCCGTTGCCATATACCAGCCTTTCCGGCGAATACCGTTCGCCTGACATGCCGCGCCGCGCTCGCGAGTGCGTGAAATCGCACTGTCATGACGGCTTGGTGTCTAGTGGCTGCTGAGGTTGTGGAGCCGATAACTCTTGCGCTCTCGGCTACTGTGATTGACTAGTGCTTGTCTGAAATGCGGAGATGATGTAATTGTGGTTGTGAATGAATAAATGAATGATTAAGGCGGCGGAAGCCTACATATATCGCGTTGGCGATTAGGGTGTATTGACGGGCGAGCCGCTTTCGCTAGGGTGTTCAAGTCCGAATATCTGTGCAATGGGATTTTGACACGCTGGCTATCAGCATGTCAAATATGGCAGGGGTGATGCGATCGTGTCGCATACTGCGATGGCGACTCTCGGCTGCGACGATTTGGAACGAATAACGACGATTAACGTATGACTCTTATGGCTTGGCGGAAGAGCTGGCAAATCGTCTGTTGCCTAGGCTGTTTCCCAAAACTGCCCTTGCGATGGTAAAATCAGTCGCAATTAGGCGCGATGAATAGGCGACGAAATGAAGAACCACATTCATTGATAAAGAGGACGAACATTCAGCAGTACATTCAGCAGTGAAGGAGGCTACCAAAGTGGCAGTCGTACAACTAGAAATCAGCAGGCGCGCTCCTTATGCGGGCGGCGAGAGATTTGGCGATGTGGGCGCGTATGAACAGATTGACGGCACGGTTCACTATGCTGTCGATCCGTTGCATTCCGCCAACGAGGGCGTCGTTGACTTGCAGCTCGCGCCGCGCGATTCTAAGGGCAAGGTATGGTTCTCGTCGGACTTCACACTGCTGAAGCCCGAGAATATGGAGAACGGCAACGGCAGCGTGCTCTACGATGTGGTCAACCGCGGACGAAAGACAGTGATGGGGCGTTTCAACGACACGGGTAAGCCCACGATGCCGTCCGACCCGCTGGATTCGGGCAACGGCTTCCTTATGCGGCACGGCTATTCCGTGCTGTTCGGCGGCTGGCAGGCGGATGTGCCGCGTGGTGTTGGGCTTATCGGCTTGCAGGCACCACAAGCGCAGGACGCGGACGGCAACCCAATCCGCGGTAAGATTATGTGCCAGTTCCAAGCGACGCACTTCACGCAGTTCTTCCTGCTTGCGGACAGGCAGCACACGCCGCATCCCGCCGCCGACGAGAACGAAGCGGATGCAACGCTGACTGTGCGCGACCATCCCAACAGCCCATCCGAACCGATAGCGCGGGACAAGTGGCGCTTCCTGCGCTTTGAGGACGCGTCAATAGAGCCGGATCCTTGCCATATCTACATGGAAGAGGGCTTTGAGCCGGGCCGCATATACCAGCTCGTGTACACCACGACGGGCAGCACGATTGTCGGGCTTGGCTTTGCGGCGATGCGCGACATCGTTTCATTCCTGAAACATGGCACGGCAGGGCAGGGCAACCCGTGCGCGGGCGGCATTCAACGAGCACACGCGTTTGGCGCATCGCAGAGCGGCCGCTTCTTGCGCGAGTATATTCACACCGGCTTGAACACCGACGAAAACGGCAACATGGCGCTGGACGGCATAATCTCGCATGTCGCGGGCGGCATGCGCGGCGAATTCAACCTTCGATTCGGTCAGCCGTCTAAGGATGTGTGCTACATCATCCCGAAGCTGTTCCCCTTCGCGGACACGGAGCAGTCCGACCCCGTAACGGGTGAGAGCGGCTCGCTGCTGGAGAACTTGCAGGCGCGCGGACACATGCCGCGCATTATGTTCACCAACACATCGGCGGAGTATTGGCGCGGCGACGCGGCGCTGATACACACGAACTTTGCCGACATGAGCGACGCGCCGGAGGAAAGCGACTTTGTGCGGCGGTATCACTTCGCGGGTTCGCCGCATGGCTCAGGGCATTTCCCGCCGCTCGGCACGCGCGCGGACGGCATGCGCGGGCAGTTGCCGTTCAACATCATC
Encoded here:
- a CDS encoding glycine betaine/L-proline ABC transporter ATP-binding protein, producing MATEDPHYTQRQPTQIEVKNLWKVFGKNPKIALQDKYASSSRAEIQEELGLVVALRDVSFRVGKGQIFVIMGLSGSGKSTLVRCLIRLIESTQGAVLFDGEDVLKFDSEQLIQFRREKIAMVFQHYGLLPHRRVLDNVAYGLEIRGVDKEARYEAALEAIETVGLKGWEDYLPSEMSGGMQQRVGLARALAADSEVLLMDEPFSGLDPLIRREMQDELISLQTSIQKTIVFITHDLNEALKIGDRIAIMRDGEIVQEGTPEEIVTLPADDYVTSFIQDVSRAKVIQAKAIMQEPDVVVNDWQGPRAALQAMRSNDTDVLLVLGHNSILKGIITEDEAGNLARQKVESLRDVRLSEVMTSSPDAYIEELIPMAASTEHPIAVVNEDGRLLGQVHRGALLTGMSDDSMED
- a CDS encoding ABC transporter permease subunit, which encodes MALFTTFAMLFFGFMGLWENTIDTVALMLVSVAIAVAAGLPLGVIGARSQLADNIMRPILDAMQTMPSFVYLLPGILFFGLGSPAGIFATLIYAVPPVIRLTNLGIRQVDEEVVEAARSFGASPWQVLTKVQVPMAMPTIMAGINQTTMMALAMVTIASMVAAGGLGDNVLRALQKNQVGEGLISGAAIVFLAIIFDRLTQGVARGRQDALSHAAG